One genomic window of Quercus lobata isolate SW786 chromosome 9, ValleyOak3.0 Primary Assembly, whole genome shotgun sequence includes the following:
- the LOC115961448 gene encoding uncharacterized protein LOC115961448: MDGSDDEQVPEQVEFNAKSDMRNVVLKKEIKFLNAKVFRAALREYAIKKPIDIKFKLNERTKISVHCKNGSKRKAKNLINGEEQLQYGVLRDYAQMINTVDKGSKVILQTEMTDETSQPKFKRMYVRFNTQKVGFLGGCRPFISLDGCHIKHRFGGQILFVTAKNANDNIFPVAMAVVEQETRESWIWFLEIFADDIGRLEELQLVFISDRQKGLIPTIETLFPTVEHRYCVKHIYNNFKVDHKGLELKDALWRCAVATTVREFERCMQYIRDLDEKAYEYLANIAPAQWTRSHFTPRALTDCLALHKREGIQKYAGKLCPSIQDRLEKLKVESKPFSATPAGSFLYEVGSQYERHVVDLVKKTCSCRSWDLNGIPCKHAITAIYTNIETPEDYTHPYYFKETYMEIYNEVLPPMPGQLEWVV; encoded by the exons ATGGATGGGTCTGATGATGAGCAAGTACCTGAGCAGGTAGAGTTTAATGCTAAGAGTGACATGAGAAATGTTGTACTGAAGAAGGAGATAAAGTTTCTTAATGCAAAGGTGTTCAGAGCTGCTTTGAGGGAGTATGCAATCAAAAAACctattgacatcaaattcaagcttaatgagaGGACTAAAATATCAGTTCACTGCAAGAATGG GTCAAAGAGAAAGGCAAAGAATTTGATCAATGGAGAAGAGCAACTGCAATATGGTGTCCTTAGGGACTATGCACAAATGATAAACACTGTAGACAAGGGGAGTAAGGTTATACTACAGACAGAAATGACTGATGAGACTTCCCAGCCAAAATTTAAGAGGATGTATGTTAGGTTCAATACTCAGAAGGTAGGATTTTTAGGTGGATGCAGACCATTTATAAGTTTAGATGGTTGTCACATAAAGCATAGATTTGGTGGGCAAATCTTATTTGTCACTGCCAAGAATGCAAATGACAACATTTTTCCAGTAGCCATGGCTGTTGTGGAACAAGAAACCAGGGAGTCTTGGATatggtttttggaaatttttgctgATGATATAGGGAGGCTAGAGGAGCTTCAGTTGGTCTTCATTTCTGATAGGCAAAAG GGGCTTATACCTACAATAGAGACACTATTCCCTACTGTGGAGCATAGATACTGTGTGAAACACatctataataattttaaagttgATCACAAGGGATTGGAGTTAAAGGATGCACTGTGGAGGTGTGCTGTGGCCACAACAGTAAGGGAGTTTGAGAGATGCATGCAGTACATAAgggatttggatgaaaaggCATATGAGTATCTTGCAAATATTGCACCTGCACAGTGGACAAGGTCACACTTCACTCCTAGGGCCTTAACAGATTGTTTG GCTTTACACAAAAGGGAAGGGATACAAAAGTATGCTGGAAAATTGTGTCCAAGCATACAAGATAGGTTGGAgaaattgaaagttgaaagtaaGCCATTTAGTGCTACCCCAGCTGGCAGTTTCCTTTATGAGGTAGGTAGTCAGTATGAGAGGCATGTAGTTGATCTTGTCAAGAAGACATGTAGCTGTAGGTCTTGGGATTTAAATGGCATTCCCTGCAAACATGCCATAACAGCCATTTATACAAACATTGAGACACCAGAAGACTATACCCACCCATACTACttcaaagaaacttacatgGAGATATACAATGAGGTACTTCCTCCCATGCCTGGCCAGTTAGAATGGGTTGtgtaa